A window from Thalassophryne amazonica chromosome 15, fThaAma1.1, whole genome shotgun sequence encodes these proteins:
- the cbx6a gene encoding chromobox protein homolog 6a isoform X2, whose protein sequence is MELSAVGDRVFAAEAILKRRVRKGRIEYLVKWKGWAMKHSTWEPEENILDDRLILGFEQKERERELHGPKKRGPKPKNAVSQARAQKSETSTRASNTYQKAPRSLSTSSRAATSSSASPHHLASSSFTSSAAAPSPKLNSLAATHKLKKDIHRCHRMSRRPLPRADPMAATFSTPGGFPSRLHVSPFSETVRILNRRVKPREVKRSRIILNLKVIDKPGRGGPAASSRNITAGRQNIPSRNRIIGKKGEAPYRPFQPPLKMLGFPMYGKPFGLQCGGPMTFHSCPGSYSNTGARNTLLTPSQYQSPPSPSSSSGSEGKSPTTAIAAPQSHQTTGASVLGPVSSRGSHLLASSQAKPSKPQMETTKGQGAKQSARSPSSYTNPGASSFPLSPSGSASSSMEDEEEEGVLDSLMPREEGRKTLRSCRFKRQRSAALSSVPSGDHSSTPAEPRRVPAEGDPDWHPEMAPSCKDVVVTDVTTNLVTVTIKEFPSPSSCPASPSTVPESVAAAALPSDVTSDDPSPPKP, encoded by the exons ATGGAGCTGTCGGCGGTCGGGGATCGCGTTTTCGCCGCGGAAGCCATACTGAAGCGCCGCGTCCGCAAG GGCAGAATTGAATATCTGGTCAAATGGAAAGGATGGGCAATGAA gCACAGCACCTGGGAACCAGAGGAGAACATTCTCGATGACCGGCTGATATTAGGCTTTGAGCAAAA gGAACGGGAAAGGGAACTGCATGGGCCAAAGAAACGAGGGCCCAAACCCAAAA ATGCTGTCTCTCAGGCTCGTGCTCAGAAAAGTGAAACCAGCACCCGTGCATCAAACACTTACCAGAAGGCGCCTCGCTCTTTGTCTACATCAAGTCGCGCAGCAACTTCCTCTTCTGCCTCTCCGCATCATTTAGCGTCCTCGTCCTTTACTTCTTCAGCTGCAGCACCTTCTCCAAAACTCAATTCTCTTGCCGCTACCCACAAGCTGAAGAAGGACATTCATCGTTGCCACAGAATGTCCAGACGCCCTCTGCCCCGCGCAGATCCTATGGCAGCCACTTTTTCGACCCCTGGTGGCTTTCCCTCCCGCTTACATGTTTCTCCTTTCTCTGAGACCGTACGCATTCTCAACCGTAGAGTAAAGCCTCGGGAGGTCAAGAGAAGTCGAATCATCCTTAACTTAAAGGTTATTGACAAGCCAGGCAGGGGTGGCCCCGCTGCAAGTAGTAGGAATATTACAGCCGGGCGCCAAAACATCCCTTCCCGAAATCGCATCATTGGCAAGAAGGGAGAGGCTCCATATAGACCTTTCCAACCTCCTCTGAAGATGCTGGGCTTCCCAATGTATGGGAAGCCTTTTGGGCTGCAGTGTGGAGGCCCCATGACTTTCCACTCCTGTCCAGGATCATACTCCAACACAGGGGCCAGGAATACCCTCTTGACCCCCTCCCAGTATCAGTCACCTCCGTCTCCGTCCAGTTCCAGTGGGTCTGAAGGTAAATCTCCCACCACTGCTATAGCTGCTCCACAGTCTCACCAAACCACAGGAGCCTCTGTATTAGGACCAGTTTCCAGCAGGGGTTCCCATCTGTTAGCTTCTTCCCAGGCCAAACCCAGTAAACCTCAAATGGAGACCACGAAGGGCCAGGGTGCTAAGCAGTCTGCTCGCAGTCCCTCCTCATATACAAACCCAGGAGCGTCATCCTTCCCCTTGTCCCCCTCTGGCTCTGCCTCGTCCTCCATGGAAGATGAAGAGGAGGAGGGTGTTCTGGACTCTTTGATGCCCCGAGAGGAAGGTAGAAAAACCCTCCGCTCTTGCCGGTTCAAACGCCAGCGTTCAGCAGCCCTTTCCTCTGTACCCTCCGGGGATCAcagctctaccccagcagaacctCGAAGGGTACCTGCTGAGGGCGACCCCGACTGGCACCCTGAAATGGCACCAAGTTGCAAGGATGTGGTAGTGACAGATGTCACTACCAACCTTGTCACTGTTACCATAAAAGAGTTTCCGTCTCCCTCCTCTTGCCCTGCCTCTCCGTCCACTGTCCCGGAAAGCGTCGCCGCCGCCGCTTTGCCCTCTGATGTCACTTCTGACGACCCGTCCCCACCTAAGCCATAA
- the cbx6a gene encoding chromobox protein homolog 6a isoform X1: MKARAQKSETSTRASNTYQKAPRSLSTSSRAATSSSASPHHLASSSFTSSAAAPSPKLNSLAATHKLKKDIHRCHRMSRRPLPRADPMAATFSTPGGFPSRLHVSPFSETVRILNRRVKPREVKRSRIILNLKVIDKPGRGGPAASSRNITAGRQNIPSRNRIIGKKGEAPYRPFQPPLKMLGFPMYGKPFGLQCGGPMTFHSCPGSYSNTGARNTLLTPSQYQSPPSPSSSSGSEGKSPTTAIAAPQSHQTTGASVLGPVSSRGSHLLASSQAKPSKPQMETTKGQGAKQSARSPSSYTNPGASSFPLSPSGSASSSMEDEEEEGVLDSLMPREEGRKTLRSCRFKRQRSAALSSVPSGDHSSTPAEPRRVPAEGDPDWHPEMAPSCKDVVVTDVTTNLVTVTIKEFPSPSSCPASPSTVPESVAAAALPSDVTSDDPSPPKP, translated from the exons ATGAAG GCTCGTGCTCAGAAAAGTGAAACCAGCACCCGTGCATCAAACACTTACCAGAAGGCGCCTCGCTCTTTGTCTACATCAAGTCGCGCAGCAACTTCCTCTTCTGCCTCTCCGCATCATTTAGCGTCCTCGTCCTTTACTTCTTCAGCTGCAGCACCTTCTCCAAAACTCAATTCTCTTGCCGCTACCCACAAGCTGAAGAAGGACATTCATCGTTGCCACAGAATGTCCAGACGCCCTCTGCCCCGCGCAGATCCTATGGCAGCCACTTTTTCGACCCCTGGTGGCTTTCCCTCCCGCTTACATGTTTCTCCTTTCTCTGAGACCGTACGCATTCTCAACCGTAGAGTAAAGCCTCGGGAGGTCAAGAGAAGTCGAATCATCCTTAACTTAAAGGTTATTGACAAGCCAGGCAGGGGTGGCCCCGCTGCAAGTAGTAGGAATATTACAGCCGGGCGCCAAAACATCCCTTCCCGAAATCGCATCATTGGCAAGAAGGGAGAGGCTCCATATAGACCTTTCCAACCTCCTCTGAAGATGCTGGGCTTCCCAATGTATGGGAAGCCTTTTGGGCTGCAGTGTGGAGGCCCCATGACTTTCCACTCCTGTCCAGGATCATACTCCAACACAGGGGCCAGGAATACCCTCTTGACCCCCTCCCAGTATCAGTCACCTCCGTCTCCGTCCAGTTCCAGTGGGTCTGAAGGTAAATCTCCCACCACTGCTATAGCTGCTCCACAGTCTCACCAAACCACAGGAGCCTCTGTATTAGGACCAGTTTCCAGCAGGGGTTCCCATCTGTTAGCTTCTTCCCAGGCCAAACCCAGTAAACCTCAAATGGAGACCACGAAGGGCCAGGGTGCTAAGCAGTCTGCTCGCAGTCCCTCCTCATATACAAACCCAGGAGCGTCATCCTTCCCCTTGTCCCCCTCTGGCTCTGCCTCGTCCTCCATGGAAGATGAAGAGGAGGAGGGTGTTCTGGACTCTTTGATGCCCCGAGAGGAAGGTAGAAAAACCCTCCGCTCTTGCCGGTTCAAACGCCAGCGTTCAGCAGCCCTTTCCTCTGTACCCTCCGGGGATCAcagctctaccccagcagaacctCGAAGGGTACCTGCTGAGGGCGACCCCGACTGGCACCCTGAAATGGCACCAAGTTGCAAGGATGTGGTAGTGACAGATGTCACTACCAACCTTGTCACTGTTACCATAAAAGAGTTTCCGTCTCCCTCCTCTTGCCCTGCCTCTCCGTCCACTGTCCCGGAAAGCGTCGCCGCCGCCGCTTTGCCCTCTGATGTCACTTCTGACGACCCGTCCCCACCTAAGCCATAA